In Hahella sp. KA22, one genomic interval encodes:
- a CDS encoding methyl-accepting chemotaxis protein: MLNTISVRQKMYALIAIAITGTLILLILALYTQYKTLEEARKKELRNLVESGYSIIESHYQSFQNGVLTESEAKSRALEDISKLRYDNGNYFWVNDYHPHVVMHPIKPELNGKDATGVKDPNGKALFVAFAEKVKADGEGVVDYFWPKPGFDKPVEKFSFVKGFAPWEWVLGTGAYLNDIKAEFQTSLVAGLIIAFAIIALVIACSLLIIRSITLPLSQIEKVLLDVKENGDLSRRIESVREDELGRVANATNHLFDRWQKFIGEAGDSVKKLGDGDFNSPITSEYKGDMQQLREHINHSIAVTGRSMGRINSVMEAMAAGRLTTLEEDHRSQGEFARTLTLVNKAVEQFQHTIHIVQERLQAMREGAFDDRIEETFPGDLNHLKIAINDTLETLASSFARLEESFRRLSQGQLDLKTRDNQPGQFGELQDHLRQTIKSLHEIAIQCRADSKNLTASTGEVSGASRDLSRRTEEQASAIESATRLIGELREELDNTFELAKATRNVSETAAKEAQLGLSVSATTLEAMSSIKSSSEKINNIIGVINDIAFQTNLLALNASVEAARAGEQGRGFSVVAAEVRALAQRSADAAKDIKSLIELAVTGVGNGSDQVSQMAEQLKTIAAGIEEVSGRISSVSQSNSIQTTRIRDVFTQLEQLKDITHRNASMAEKTAATSESLVNMADSLDDKLSFFKT; the protein is encoded by the coding sequence ATGCTGAATACGATCTCCGTGCGCCAGAAAATGTACGCCCTTATCGCAATAGCCATCACGGGCACGCTCATCCTACTGATCCTGGCGCTTTACACTCAATACAAAACGTTGGAAGAAGCCCGTAAGAAAGAACTCCGCAATCTAGTGGAGAGCGGATATTCCATCATTGAGAGTCACTACCAGTCTTTCCAAAATGGCGTACTCACCGAATCCGAAGCAAAGTCACGGGCTCTGGAAGACATATCCAAACTACGCTACGACAATGGCAACTATTTCTGGGTGAATGACTACCACCCTCATGTGGTAATGCACCCCATCAAACCCGAACTGAACGGCAAAGACGCCACGGGCGTCAAAGATCCCAACGGCAAGGCTCTGTTCGTGGCGTTTGCGGAGAAAGTGAAGGCGGATGGAGAAGGCGTGGTTGATTATTTCTGGCCTAAACCTGGCTTCGACAAACCCGTGGAGAAATTTTCCTTTGTGAAAGGGTTCGCTCCCTGGGAGTGGGTATTGGGGACCGGCGCCTATTTAAACGATATCAAAGCGGAGTTTCAAACCAGCCTGGTCGCGGGCCTGATCATCGCCTTTGCGATCATCGCACTGGTTATCGCCTGCTCGCTGTTGATCATACGCAGCATTACCCTGCCCTTGTCTCAGATTGAAAAAGTACTTTTGGATGTAAAAGAGAACGGCGACCTGTCCCGTCGTATTGAGAGCGTGCGAGAGGACGAACTGGGCAGAGTGGCCAACGCCACCAATCACTTGTTCGATCGATGGCAAAAATTCATCGGCGAGGCCGGGGATTCCGTGAAGAAACTCGGCGACGGCGACTTCAATTCCCCTATCACCTCCGAATACAAAGGGGATATGCAACAATTGCGCGAGCACATCAATCACTCCATCGCCGTCACCGGACGTTCCATGGGCCGCATTAACTCCGTCATGGAAGCCATGGCCGCAGGCCGCCTGACCACACTTGAAGAAGACCATCGCAGCCAAGGCGAATTTGCGCGTACACTCACCCTGGTCAACAAGGCCGTGGAGCAGTTTCAACACACGATTCACATCGTACAGGAGCGACTGCAGGCTATGCGCGAAGGAGCTTTTGACGACCGTATTGAAGAAACCTTTCCCGGCGACCTCAATCACCTGAAGATAGCGATCAATGACACACTGGAGACACTGGCTTCCAGCTTCGCCAGACTGGAAGAAAGCTTCCGCCGTCTAAGCCAGGGACAGCTGGACCTGAAGACCCGGGATAACCAACCCGGGCAGTTCGGCGAGTTGCAGGACCACCTGCGTCAGACCATCAAATCTCTGCATGAGATCGCCATTCAATGTCGCGCCGACAGCAAAAATCTCACCGCCAGCACCGGCGAAGTCTCCGGCGCCTCCAGAGATCTATCCCGTCGCACCGAAGAACAGGCCTCTGCGATTGAAAGCGCAACACGTCTGATCGGGGAGCTGCGTGAGGAGCTGGACAACACCTTCGAGCTGGCGAAGGCCACGCGCAATGTCTCCGAAACCGCCGCCAAAGAGGCCCAGCTTGGTCTCAGCGTATCCGCAACCACCTTGGAGGCGATGTCTTCCATCAAATCTTCCAGCGAGAAGATCAACAATATTATCGGGGTTATCAACGATATCGCTTTCCAGACCAATCTGCTGGCGCTGAATGCTTCCGTCGAAGCCGCCCGGGCCGGCGAGCAAGGCCGGGGGTTTTCAGTGGTGGCGGCGGAAGTGCGCGCCTTGGCGCAACGTTCCGCGGACGCCGCCAAAGACATCAAGAGTTTGATCGAACTGGCGGTGACTGGCGTGGGCAATGGCTCCGATCAGGTCTCGCAGATGGCGGAGCAATTAAAGACTATCGCAGCAGGCATTGAGGAAGTCAGCGGCAGAATTTCCAGCGTGTCGCAATCGAATTCGATTCAAACCACGCGAATTCGAGATGTGTTTACTCAGTTGGAGCAGTTGAAGGACATTACCCATCGCAATGCCTCCATGGCGGAGAAAACCGCCGCCACCAGCGAGTCGTTGGTGAATATGGCGGACTCGCTGGATGACAAGCTCAGTTTCTTTAAGACTTAG
- a CDS encoding methyl-accepting chemotaxis protein produces MPGRQFSILFISRLNTFVLIVVLLAMAGVLAFSMYRLSLPEQLNLAYQDTRATVNETLAGQLNGYLSTGEATLLTAMEDTVRELNEVKLAQFPQDIQTAIAAPLQTLFEFMRTDLRASGKLSGNTQQLLQQNEREISDQLSLLSGYARKGMEDKPEAAGEYFVKIAAAYESLLGLSEKRENYFRTSDASLYETVTSSHRQLVDNIAALSGLEPLGVMSEKEEDDFLSMLTGESGSDAEQYDLVEDYRSELQSLSGRYLRELDNTRQIIENIHNSHVRAEQLLTALTSAISDVRAVIDAQRERIVQSVYWALGVSVATVMILALVFAFIQARIARRIQAITPSLRALANGDFTDKQRIASRVKEIDSLGRSSSELRDYLSQLARTITDQASSVVAVSAQMKALSSALTDKIDAQNDLAAMCATEVNEMSASIRDVAQTTQEASDSASRATETVKAGQHAMTAAIQGMNDLQDSIGHSNAVIAQLQKDSQDIEKVLAVIQGVAEQTNLLALNAAIEAARAGEMGRGFAVVADEVRQLAQRTSSSTDEIRGIIDKVMRGANATVELISRQGDISRAAAEKNQLSGHQLREGETAVATIYQMSTVIASATEQQSTVADSVNQHIQKISSLSDESRRAAEEGERCSEQLVAISGQLQQLVDKLSL; encoded by the coding sequence TTGCCTGGTCGTCAATTTTCCATACTTTTCATCAGTAGACTGAACACCTTTGTGTTAATCGTGGTGTTGCTGGCGATGGCTGGCGTGCTGGCTTTCAGCATGTATCGGCTGTCTCTGCCTGAGCAACTGAATCTGGCCTATCAGGATACCCGCGCCACGGTGAATGAGACCCTGGCGGGACAACTCAACGGTTATCTTTCCACGGGGGAGGCGACGCTGCTGACTGCCATGGAAGACACGGTCCGCGAGCTAAATGAGGTAAAGCTGGCGCAATTCCCTCAGGATATCCAGACGGCTATTGCCGCGCCGTTGCAGACGCTATTCGAATTCATGCGCACGGATTTGCGGGCCTCGGGGAAGCTTTCCGGCAATACCCAGCAATTACTGCAACAGAATGAGCGGGAGATATCCGATCAACTGTCACTGCTGTCCGGGTACGCCCGTAAGGGTATGGAAGACAAGCCAGAGGCGGCGGGGGAATATTTCGTCAAGATCGCCGCCGCTTATGAAAGCCTGTTGGGGCTGAGCGAGAAGCGCGAAAACTACTTCAGAACCTCTGACGCCAGCCTGTATGAGACGGTTACCAGCAGCCATCGCCAATTGGTGGATAACATTGCTGCGCTTTCTGGACTGGAGCCCCTTGGCGTGATGAGTGAGAAGGAAGAAGACGACTTTCTCAGTATGCTGACGGGCGAGAGCGGATCGGATGCAGAGCAATACGATCTGGTGGAGGACTATCGCAGTGAGCTGCAAAGTTTGTCCGGACGCTATCTGCGAGAGTTGGATAATACCCGTCAGATCATTGAGAACATCCATAACTCGCATGTGCGGGCGGAACAGCTGCTGACCGCGCTAACCTCGGCGATCAGCGACGTTCGCGCGGTTATCGACGCTCAGCGCGAACGCATTGTGCAGTCGGTGTATTGGGCCCTGGGCGTTTCTGTAGCGACAGTAATGATTCTCGCATTAGTGTTTGCTTTCATTCAGGCGCGCATCGCCCGGCGCATTCAAGCGATTACCCCGTCCCTCAGGGCGCTGGCCAATGGGGACTTCACGGATAAACAACGGATTGCTTCCAGAGTGAAGGAAATTGACAGCCTGGGCCGCTCCAGCAGTGAGTTGCGCGATTACCTGTCGCAACTGGCCCGGACCATTACAGATCAAGCCAGCAGTGTGGTGGCGGTCAGCGCGCAGATGAAGGCGTTGTCCAGCGCGTTGACGGATAAAATCGATGCGCAGAATGACCTGGCCGCCATGTGCGCTACGGAGGTCAACGAAATGAGCGCCTCCATTCGCGACGTGGCGCAGACCACTCAGGAAGCTTCCGACTCCGCCTCCCGCGCGACGGAGACGGTGAAAGCGGGGCAGCACGCCATGACGGCGGCGATCCAGGGAATGAATGACCTGCAGGACAGCATCGGTCATAGCAATGCCGTCATCGCACAGCTGCAGAAGGATAGCCAGGATATAGAAAAAGTATTGGCGGTCATTCAGGGCGTCGCCGAGCAGACGAATCTCTTGGCGTTAAATGCGGCGATTGAAGCCGCTCGCGCAGGCGAAATGGGGCGGGGCTTCGCTGTCGTAGCGGATGAAGTGCGCCAGTTGGCCCAGCGTACTTCCAGCTCCACCGACGAAATTCGCGGCATTATCGACAAGGTTATGCGCGGCGCTAACGCGACGGTTGAACTTATTTCCAGGCAGGGAGATATTTCCCGCGCCGCAGCGGAGAAAAACCAGTTATCCGGTCATCAGTTGCGCGAGGGCGAAACCGCCGTCGCCACGATCTATCAAATGAGCACTGTCATCGCCTCCGCCACCGAGCAACAGTCCACCGTGGCGGACAGCGTCAACCAGCACATCCAGAAAATCTCCAGCCTCAGCGATGAAAGCCGCCGCGCCGCCGAAGAAGGCGAACGCTGCAGCGAACAACTGGTCGCCATCAGCGGGCAATTGCAGCAACTGGTGGATAAGTTGAGCCTGTAG
- a CDS encoding CesT family type III secretion system chaperone produces the protein MTNGYETVQSFLSALGKKSAIELNLDRNGVCLLEDDRGFVWQLEVLGDEVLISCEMMKISDQDGNSAISLLDFNLNLNKTKGAWFSRNASSGMVLLCICRPIIYLDEYSFESLLLGFMKSSADIKEELEFQLSKKSGAKEKEVSRPNFASFV, from the coding sequence ATGACGAATGGCTATGAGACCGTACAGAGTTTTTTATCTGCTTTAGGTAAAAAAAGTGCAATCGAATTAAATTTGGATCGAAACGGGGTTTGTTTGTTAGAGGATGATAGAGGGTTCGTCTGGCAACTTGAAGTCTTAGGAGATGAGGTGCTGATTTCATGCGAAATGATGAAAATAAGTGACCAGGACGGCAATTCGGCTATTTCCCTTTTGGACTTTAATCTTAATCTAAATAAAACAAAAGGCGCATGGTTCTCTCGTAATGCCTCTTCTGGAATGGTTTTGCTATGTATATGTAGACCTATTATTTATCTGGATGAATATTCTTTTGAGTCATTGTTGCTCGGTTTTATGAAGTCCAGTGCTGACATTAAAGAAGAGTTAGAGTTTCAATTAAGTAAAAAATCGGGCGCAAAGGAAAAAGAGGTGTCCCGACCAAACTTTGCTTCTTTCGTATAA